In the genome of Vidua macroura isolate BioBank_ID:100142 chromosome 19, ASM2450914v1, whole genome shotgun sequence, one region contains:
- the MFSD11 gene encoding UNC93-like protein MFSD11, which produces MSPEGKKLFNIIILGVSFMFIFTAFQSCGNIAQTVITNLNNTDFHGSGYTSMSIIYGVLSASNLISPSLVAIVGPQFSMVVSGVFYSLYIAVFIQPATWAFYTASVLIGIAAAVLWTAQGNCLTENSDENTIGRNSGIFWALLQFSLIFGNLYIYLAWQGKTHISESDRRTVFIALTVISLVGTVLFFLIRKQEDTKAPGDDDSTNEILGESSSARNKMMKAVAAFKKSITLSFTKEMLLLSVTTAYTGLVLTFFSGVYGTCIGAVNRFGSEEKSLIGLSGIFIGVGEILGGGIFGLLSKKSRSGRNPVVMLGILVHFIAFYLIFFNMPNDAPIAPMEGTDQVAYMIPSKEVAMLCSFLLGLGDSCFNTQLLSILGFLYSEDSAPAFAIFKFVQSICAAVAYFYSNYFLLQWQLLIMVLVGFFGTITFFTVEWGAAAALAARGSDYSSI; this is translated from the exons atgtctccagaaggaaaaaagcttttcaacATCATTATTTTGGGAGTCTCATTTATGTTTATATTCACTGCTTTCCAATCCTGTGGAAATATTGCG CAAACTGTTATCACGAATTTAAACAACACAGACTTTCATGGCAGTGGCTACACGAG catGTCCATTATTTATGGAGTATTGTCTGCATCAAATCTTATCTCACCTTCACTGGTTGCAATAGTGGGACCTCAATTCTCCATGGTTGTTAGTGGTGTGTTTTATAG CCTGTACATTGCAGTCTTTATCCAGCCAGCTACATGGGCTTTCTACACTGCCTCTGTGCTTATTGGCATTGCAGCTGCTG TCCTCTGGACAGCTCAGGGAAATTGCTTGACTGAAAATTCTGATGAAAACACCATTGGAAGGAACAGTGGAATATTTTGGGCACTCCTTCAGTTCAG CTTGATATTTGGAAATCTGTATATATACTTGGCTTGGCAAGGAAAAACTCACATATCAG AGAGTGATCGCAGAACTGTCTTCATTGCTCTGACTGTTATCAGTCTTGTGGGCACAgttctgttctttctgattAGGAAACAAGAGGACACAAAAGCTCCAGGGGATGATGATTCCACTAATGAAATCCTGGGGGAGAGCTC GTCTGCACGAAACAAAATGATGAAAGCAGTGGCTGCCTTCA AGAAATCTATTACACTGAGCTTCACCAAAGAGATGCTGCTTCTCAGTGTTACCACAGCTTACACAG GTTTGGTGCTAACATTCTTTTCTGGAGTGTATGGAACGTGCATTGGTGCTGTGAATAGATTTGGCAGTGAAGAGAAAAGCCTGATTGGTCTCTCTGGTATTTTTATTGGTGTTGGAGAAATCTTGG ggggAGGAATCTTTGGCTTGCTGAGCAAGAAGAGTCGCTCTGGCAGGAACCCAGTGGTGATGCTGGGCATCCTTGTCCATTTCATAGccttttatttaatatttttcaacatGCCAAATGATGCCCCCATTGCTCCCATGGAAGGAACAGATCAAGTTGCTTATATGATTCCAAG CAAAGAAGTGGCCAtgctctgcagcttcctgctggggctgggggacagctgCTTCAACACCCAGCTCCTCAGTATTTTGGGATTCCTGTATTCAGAGGACAGTGCTCCTGCCTTTGCCATCTTTAAGTTTGTTCAG TCCATCTGTGCTGCAGTTGCCTATTTCTACAGCAACTAtttcctgctgcagtggcagctCCTGATCATGGTGCTCGTGGGCTTCTTTGGAACAATCACCTTCTTCACCGTGgagtggggagcagcagcagcccttgcTGCCCGTGGCTCAGACTACAGCAGCATCTga
- the SRSF2 gene encoding serine/arginine-rich splicing factor 2: MSYGRPPPDVEGMTSLKVDNLTYRTSPDTLRRVFEKYGRVGDVYIPRDRYTKESRGFAFVRFHDKRDAEDAMDAMDGAVLDGRELRVQMARYGRPPDSHHSRRGPPPRRYSSSGYGRRSRSPRRRRRSRSRSRSRSRSRSRSRYSRSKSRSRTRSRSRSTSKSRSARRSKSKSSSVSRSRSRSRSRSRSRSPPPASKRESNSRSRSKSPPKSPEEEGAVSS; the protein is encoded by the exons ATGAGCTACGGCCGCCCGCCGCCCGATGTGGAGGGCATGACGTCCCTCAAGGTGGACAACCTGACCTACCGCACCTCCCCGGACACCCTCCGGAGGGTCTTTGAGAAGTACGGCCGCGTGGGCGACGTCTACATCCCCCGGGACCGCTACACCAAGGAGAGCCGCGGCTTCGCCTTCGTGCGCTTCCACGACAAGCGGGACGCGGAGGACGCGATGGACGCGATGGACGGGGCGGTGCTGGACGGCCGGGAGCTCCGCGTGCAGATGGCCCGCTACGGCCGCCCGCCCGACTCGCACCACAGCCGCCGCgggccgccgccccgccgctaCAGCAGCAGCGGCTACGGCCGCCGCAGCCGCAG CCCTAGAAGACGCCGTCGCAGCCGATCTAGAAGCAGGAGCCGCTCTAGGTCCCGCAGTCGGTCCCGCTACAGTCGATCCAAATCCCGGTCTCGCACACGCTCTCGGTCTCGCTCCACCTCCAAGTCCAGGTCTGCCAGGAGATCCAAGTCAAAGTCCTCATCTGTCTCCAGATCCCGCTCCAGGTCAAGATCCCGGTCCAGATCTAGAAGCCCTCCCCCTGCCTCAAAGAGGGAATCCAACTCTAGATCCAGGTCTAAGAGCCCTCCCAAGTCTCCGGAAGAAGAAGGAGCTGTATCCTCCTAG